In Rutidosis leptorrhynchoides isolate AG116_Rl617_1_P2 chromosome 2, CSIRO_AGI_Rlap_v1, whole genome shotgun sequence, one genomic interval encodes:
- the LOC139893815 gene encoding probable carboxylesterase 2, translated as MSTSHEYPLHLHGWLRIHKDGRCERFIGTDVVPAGTDPSTGVHSKDVVFSYEHSLIVRIYIPNTIVSTRKLPTLIYIHGGGFMTQSAFSSAYHLTLNLITKESNVVVVSVNYRLAPEYLLPIAYEDSWEAIKWVATHVNGNGPESWLNDYADLQNVFFGGDSAGANISHNMAIRVALNPIDDINLKGVIMLHPMFGGNDPVLDEKKDPEYKAFADQVWKMANRSWVGLDDPLHNPDMDPRISRFGCSKILLCVAEKDFFRSRGLYYEKVMAKSGWKGKIQVIESKGEGHAFFLLNASNENSRVLRNKICLFINPIRSKA; from the coding sequence ATGTCTACCTCCCATGAATATCCTCTCCATTTGCATGGTTGGTTACGAATACACAAAGACGGCCGATGCGAAAGATTCATCGGAACTGACGTAGTTCCCGCTGGAACCGATCCTTCAACCGGGGTACACTCTAAAGACGTCGTTTTCTCATACGAACATAGTCTCATCGTACGAATTTACATTCCCAATACCATCGTTTCAACTCGAAAACTCCCAACTCTTATTTACATTCATGGTGGCGGTTTCATGACTCAATCTGCGTTTTCTTCCGCTTATCATCTGACACTTAACTTAATTACTAAAGAATCCAACGTGGTGGTAGTGTCTGTAAACTACAGGTTGGCACCCGAATATCTTCTCCCAATTGCGTACGAGGATTCATGGGAAGCGATCAAGTGGGTGGCTACCCATGTTAATGGGAATGGTCCGGAATCATGGTTAAACGACTATGCTGATCTTCAAAATGTTTTCTTTGGTGGAGATAGTGCGGGTGCAAACATATCCCACAATATGGCTATTCGGGTTGCGTTGAACCCGATTGATGATATTAACCTTAAGGGTGTAATCATGCTTCACCCTATGTTCGGAGGAAACGACCCAGTTCTGGATGAGAAGAAGGACCCCGAGTACAAAGCTTTCGCTGATCAGGTATGGAAGATGGCGAACCGATCGTGGGTTGGGTTAGATGATCCGTTACACAATCCGGATATGGACCCACGTATCTCGCGGTTTGGGTGCTCTAAAATACTTTTGTGTGTTGCTGAGAAGGATTTTTTTAGGAGTAGGGGTTTGTACTACGAAAAGGTGATGGCAAAAAGTGGATGGAAAgggaagatacaagttatagagaGCAAAGGAGAGGGTCATGCGTTCTTCTTGCTCAATGCTTCTAACGAAAATTCTCGTgtgttacgtaataagatttgtttATTCATCAATCCAATCCGTAGCAAAGCTTAA